The proteins below are encoded in one region of Thioalkalivibrio sp. K90mix:
- a CDS encoding nucleoside-diphosphate sugar epimerase/dehydratase, translating into MLNRGLERLLRLPRGKKRWLMIAADAVMLPLALWSGFAIRLAEPFPPIMQQTWWLFPLVVIVGIPLFARLGLYRAVVRFMGSRTIWTVGSGVVILAMTVWAAVAIAQVESFPRSVPINFAIVAFLYVGGSRFLVRAWYRSVMAAAPGAEAVVVYGAGEAGVQLLSALKGGGGMFRVVAFVDEDRALQGSSIDGVPVYSPRRLQRLIDQWHVRRVLLAVPTATRQERRRILEQLEPFSLYVQSVPSMEAVVSGQASLEQLEDIDVADLLGRDPVPPDPELLACSIRGRVVMVTGAGGSIGSELCRRIIRLQPAALILYERNEFALYSIEREMQDYSLQLDPSPAVHAVLGSVANPRRVRSVLAEHGVQTLYHAAAYKHVPIVEANLIEGVRNNVVGTAVMAEAAQAAGVERFILISTDKAVRPTNVMGATKRLAEMVLQDRAREGRGTVFSMVRFGNVLGSSGSVVPLFHQQIRDGGPVTVTHPEITRYFMSIPEAAELVIQAGAMAQGGEVYVLDMGEPVRIVDLARRMIRLHGRQVKEDGYPEDGIEIVFTGLRPGEKLYEELLIGDNVEPTAHVKIMRAREECAASSDLRAAMKRLDRADREMDTEIACQTIRDVVHGYAPANHPPQERFAE; encoded by the coding sequence ATGCTGAACCGTGGGCTGGAACGTCTGCTGCGCTTGCCGCGCGGCAAGAAGCGCTGGCTGATGATTGCCGCGGACGCGGTCATGCTGCCGCTGGCGCTGTGGTCGGGCTTCGCGATCCGCCTCGCGGAGCCGTTCCCCCCGATCATGCAGCAGACCTGGTGGCTATTCCCACTGGTGGTGATCGTGGGGATCCCGCTGTTTGCGCGTCTGGGCTTGTATCGGGCCGTGGTGCGCTTTATGGGGTCGCGCACGATCTGGACGGTGGGTTCTGGTGTGGTCATCCTGGCGATGACGGTCTGGGCAGCGGTCGCCATCGCCCAGGTGGAGAGCTTTCCGCGTTCGGTCCCGATCAATTTTGCGATCGTGGCCTTCCTCTATGTCGGTGGTAGTCGCTTCTTGGTGCGGGCGTGGTACCGATCGGTGATGGCCGCGGCACCGGGTGCAGAAGCGGTGGTGGTGTATGGAGCGGGCGAGGCGGGCGTGCAGCTGCTGTCCGCGCTGAAGGGTGGTGGCGGGATGTTCCGCGTGGTGGCCTTCGTGGACGAGGATCGAGCCCTGCAGGGCAGCTCGATTGACGGCGTCCCGGTCTACAGCCCCCGGCGCCTGCAACGGCTGATTGACCAATGGCATGTGCGGCGCGTGCTGCTCGCCGTTCCCACGGCTACGCGTCAGGAGCGGCGCCGCATCCTGGAACAGCTCGAGCCGTTCTCACTGTATGTGCAGTCGGTCCCGTCGATGGAGGCGGTGGTCTCCGGGCAGGCCAGCCTGGAACAGCTGGAAGACATTGATGTGGCGGACCTGCTGGGGCGGGACCCGGTACCCCCCGACCCCGAGCTGCTGGCCTGCAGCATTCGCGGGCGCGTCGTCATGGTGACCGGCGCCGGGGGCTCCATTGGCTCTGAGCTGTGCCGCCGAATCATCCGGTTGCAGCCGGCAGCGCTGATTCTGTACGAGCGCAACGAGTTTGCGCTGTACAGCATCGAGCGCGAGATGCAGGACTACTCACTGCAACTGGACCCGTCCCCGGCGGTACACGCCGTACTCGGGTCCGTGGCGAACCCGCGTCGCGTCCGCTCTGTACTGGCCGAGCATGGCGTGCAGACCCTGTACCATGCGGCGGCCTACAAGCATGTGCCGATCGTCGAGGCCAACCTCATTGAGGGTGTGCGCAACAACGTGGTCGGTACCGCCGTGATGGCCGAAGCCGCGCAGGCGGCAGGCGTCGAACGGTTCATTCTGATCTCCACGGACAAGGCCGTGCGCCCGACCAACGTGATGGGGGCCACCAAGCGCCTGGCGGAGATGGTGCTGCAGGACCGGGCGCGGGAGGGCCGGGGTACGGTCTTCAGCATGGTGCGCTTCGGCAACGTTCTCGGTTCCTCGGGCTCCGTGGTGCCACTTTTCCATCAGCAGATCCGCGATGGCGGGCCTGTCACCGTCACCCATCCCGAGATCACCCGCTATTTTATGTCCATCCCCGAGGCGGCCGAGCTGGTGATCCAGGCGGGCGCGATGGCGCAGGGGGGCGAGGTGTATGTGCTGGATATGGGAGAGCCGGTACGCATTGTCGACCTCGCGCGCCGCATGATTCGGCTACACGGCCGACAGGTAAAAGAGGACGGATACCCCGAGGACGGGATCGAGATCGTGTTCACCGGGCTGCGCCCGGGCGAGAAGCTCTATGAAGAGCTGTTGATCGGAGACAACGTGGAGCCCACCGCGCATGTGAAGATCATGCGCGCCCGCGAGGAATGTGCCGCTTCGAGCGACCTGCGCGCCGCAATGAAACGCCTGGACCGTGCGGACCGTGAAATGGATACCGAAATCGCCTGCCAGACCATCCGCGATGTCGTGCATGGCTACGCGCCCGCCAACCATCCGCCGCAAGAACGTTTCGCTGAGTAG
- a CDS encoding transposase: protein MPRKAQGHRLRLGRVSEQGRIYLVTTVCAGRRPWFAEFARARCCVQSLREVEDAITTLCFVVMPDHLHWLLQLDHGELPVAVQKVKANTTRRIGRLEGTRCHIWQKGYHDRALRREEDLQAVARYVVANPLRAGLVRNLRDYPHWDALWL from the coding sequence ATGCCACGGAAGGCACAAGGGCATCGCCTGCGACTCGGCCGGGTCAGTGAGCAGGGGCGCATCTACCTCGTTACAACGGTGTGTGCGGGCCGGCGGCCATGGTTTGCAGAGTTTGCCCGGGCCCGTTGCTGTGTGCAGTCGTTGCGAGAGGTTGAAGATGCCATCACGACTTTATGCTTCGTGGTCATGCCGGACCACCTGCACTGGTTGTTGCAACTGGACCACGGCGAACTCCCGGTGGCGGTACAAAAGGTGAAGGCAAACACAACCCGCCGCATTGGACGGCTTGAGGGTACGCGGTGCCACATCTGGCAAAAGGGCTACCACGACCGCGCACTACGCCGCGAAGAAGACCTCCAGGCCGTCGCTCGATATGTGGTTGCCAACCCGCTAAGAGCGGGCCTCGTTCGCAATCTGCGTGATTATCCGCACTGGGATGCGCTCTGGTTGTAG